One Paramisgurnus dabryanus chromosome 8, PD_genome_1.1, whole genome shotgun sequence DNA window includes the following coding sequences:
- the LOC135720896 gene encoding olfactory receptor 6N1-like: MENKTYFSFMLFRNLGHIRYALFNLGFVLYCVIIILNVLIILAICLERTLHQPMYILISCMSINSLYGTAAFFPRVLSDLLSDRHTISTEACLIQSFVLFSYVTNEFATLMLMAFDRFVAISKPLQYHNIVTLRVLTFLIFIHWIFPMLCLGISGILTARLTMCGNKLWKVFCHNFEIVKLSCTNSLIINVWGFFMMIIFVVMPLCLILYSYVKILIICQRSSSQFRSKAYQTCIPHIVVLLNFSIGIISETILSRLVNLEMPTGLSVIISLEFLVVPPILNPLVYALNFTDIRTKIIRFIKASR, translated from the coding sequence ATggaaaataaaacatatttttcctTTATGTTGTTTAGAAATCTTGGGCATATAAGATATGCTTTGTTCAATTTGGGGTTTGTTTTATACTGTGTGATCATAATCCTAAATGTCCTTATTATTCTTGCAATATGTCTGGAAAGGACTTTACACCAGCCCATGTACATTCTGATTTCATGTATGTCCATTAACTCTCTGTATGGTACAGCTGCCTTTTTTCCAAGGGTGTTGTCAGACTTGCTGTCTGATAGACACACAATCTCCACTGAAGCATGCCTCATCCAGAGTTTTGTCCTTTTCTCATATGTAACAAATGAGTTTGCAACATTAATGTTAATGGCATTTGACAGATTTGTTGCAATCAGTAAACCTTTACAATACCATAACATAGTTACTTTAAGGGTactaacttttttaatttttatacacTGGATTTTTCCAATGCTTTGTCTTGGTATCTCAGGTATTTTAACTGCCAGACTTACAATGTGTGGAAACAAACTGTGGAAGGTGTTCTGTCACAATTTTGAAATTGTTAAGCTCTCTTGTACAAACAGTTTAATTATTAATGTTTGGGGTTTCTTTATGATGATTATATTTGTTGTTATGCCATTATGTTTAATATTATATTCTTATGTTAAAATTCTTATCATTTGTCAAAGAAGCTCATCACAGTTCAGAAGCAAAGCTTATCAAACTTGTATTCCACACATAGTGGTTCTTTTAAATTTCTCAATTGGCATTATTTCAGAAACCATTTTAAGTCGGCTTGTGAATTTAGAAATGCCAACAGGGCTGTCAGTCATTATTTCTCTGGAGTTTCTTG
- the LOC135770313 gene encoding olfactory receptor 6N1-like — MENKTYFSFMLFRNLGHIRYALFSLGFVLYCVIIILNVLIILAICLDRTLHQPMYILISCMSINSLYGTAAFFPRVLSDLLSDTNIISPEACIIQSFVLFSYLANEFATLMLMAFDRFVAISKPLHYHNIVTLRVITVLIFIHWIFPLLCLGISGILTARLTMCGNKLWKVYCHNFEIVKLSCTNSLIINVWGFFMMIIFVVMPLCLILYSYVKILIICQRSSSQFRSKAYQTCIPHIVVLLNFSIGIICEVTLSRLVNLEMPTGLSVIISLEFLVVPPILNPLVYALNLTDIRTKIIRFIKASR, encoded by the coding sequence ATggaaaataaaacatatttttcctTTATGTTGTTTAGAAATCTTGGGCATATAAGATATGCTTTGTTCAGTTTGGGGTTTGTTTTATACTGTGTGATAATAATCCTAAATGTCCTTATTATTCTTGCAATATGTCTGGATAGGACTTTACACCAGCCCATGTACATTCTGATTTCATGTATGTCCATTAACTCTCTGTATGGTACAGCTGCCTTTTTTCCAAGGGTGTTGTCAGACTTGCTGTCTGATACAAACATAATCTCCCCTGAAGCATGCATCATCCAGAGTTTTGTCCTTTTCTCATATCTAGCAAATGAGTTTGCAACATTAATGTTAATGGCATTTGACAGATTTGTTGCCATCAGTAAACCTTTACATTACCACAACATAGTTACTTTAAGGGTAAtaactgttttaatttttatacacTGGATTTTTCCATTGCTTTGTCTTGGTATCTCAGGGATTTTAACTGCCAGACTTACAATGTGTGGAAACAAACTGTGGAAGGTGTACTGTCACAATTTTGAAATTGTTAAGCTCTCTTGTACAAACAGTTTAATTATTAATGTTTGGGGTTTCTTTATGATGATTATATTTGTTGTTATGCCATTATGTTTAATATTATATTCTTATGTTAAAATTCTTATCATTTGTCAAAGAAGCTCATCACAGTTCAGAAGCAAAGCTTATCAAACTTGTATTCCACACATAGTGGTTCTTTTAAATTTCTCAATTGGCATCATTTGTGAAGTCACATTAAGTCGGCTTGTGAATTTAGAAATGCCAACAGGGCTGTCAGTCATTATTTCTCTGGAGTTTCTTGTTGTACCCCCGATTCTTAACCCTCTTGTTTATGCTTTAAACTTGACTGATATTCGAACAAAAATTATTCGCTTTATAAAGGCATCCAGGTAG